The following are encoded in a window of Pyrenophora tritici-repentis strain M4 chromosome 6, whole genome shotgun sequence genomic DNA:
- a CDS encoding putative m6 family metalloprotease domain-containing protein, whose translation MAFGSAMLQITLAAVVPRQSSPSSPFAPIDPQNWVNPDNMTWDDYVVPPTTNWGDPSRKGRDRNFNIAMVTVDYPDSPFVVTLPANSDIFGNPQPLAAGMKREDVPKFYHDFLNVPNDLNQGHTLHEYWMGDSFGKYGVDLTVFGPYRMPAKSYQYGVDDEEGGFNEGACPQGPPCSVDLRTDALGAWRAEVGNETADAYELAFILSAGQDESSTWQEFGEMKFASKEDVPEAFGPPANSSLPNWAKTRYVEWSSWASASTIWPNAGSGSSTQGESSGLATFAHELSHLLGIGDNYNNPFSNPARRSYTGPWSMLSRGSFNGPGGPHTRWQIPPVKGGSMGSLHSMRDKHQIGLIDSTPILQVSRDGLAASGPVVAQITARSVDPFGTLMGFNISFGAAGDLAPPCNTTTDPLCDGRGFNNYNLEVIDRMGPDSFCPDSGVMISKTKDSDRVQPFQWTIDANPQDARQIDFYLPNGTARYWTIGDYRQLADALFHAGTNSGSQYEYIDAPNGLHFYILDTIRDDAGVLHYTVGVASTATNATTTAKHGIELGSGKVANSSSTASGTYCTFELKNTGQAAMLSTNPHPQDLSAYLGSDIFRLEAKVEGEGWKVALPNALAYAGAGKQKSVKVAVGHGSSASKEATVTLTATSESDKSVSRVKTCKVRL comes from the exons ATGGCGTTTGGAAGCGCTATGCTTCAAATAACTTTGGCCGCTGTAGTCCCCCGCCAGAGCTCGCCTTCATCCCCTTTCGCGCCGATTGATCCTCAGAACTGGGTCAATCCGGACAACATGACCTGGGACG ATTATGTTGTGCCGCCAACAACAAACTGGGGAGATCCGTCGCGCAAAGGCCGAGACCGCAACTTCAACATTGCCATGGTCACGGTTGACTACCCAGACTCGCCCTTTGTAGTCACTCTACCCGCCAACTCGGATATCTTTGGTAACCCGCAACCGTTGGCCGCTGGCATGAAACGTGAGGATGTGCCCAAGTTCTACCACGACTTTCTCAATGTCCCCAACGATCTCAATCAAGGACACACGCTCCATGAATACTGGATGGGCGATTCGTTTGGGAAGTACGGTGTGGATCTGACCGTGTTTGGCCCATATCGCATGCCAGCGAAAAGTTACCAGTATGGCGTCGATGATGAGGAGGGTGGTTTCAACGAAGGCGCGTGTCCCCAAGGCCCGCCATGCTCAGTAGATCTTCGAACCGATGCACTTGGTGCATGGCGCGCTGAAGTTGGGAATGAGACTGCAGATGCGTATGAGCTGGCTTTTATTCTATCAGCTGGACAGGACGAGTCATCAACATGGCAGGAGTTTGGCGAGATGAAGTTTGCATCCAAAGAAGACGTTCCAGAGGCGTTTGGGCCGCCCGCCAACTCCTCGCTCCCAAATTGGGCCAAGACACGATACGTGGAGTGGTCTTCGTGGGCTTCAGCGTCGACTATTTGGCCCAACGCCGGAAGCGGTTCTTCAACCCAGGGCGAATCAAGTGGTCTGGCTACCTTTGCTCACGAATTGTCGCATCTTCTCGGCATCGGCGACAACTACAATAATCCGTTCAGTAATCCTGCCCGCCGTTCATACACGGGCCCATGGAGTATGCTTTCTCGGGGTAGCTTCAATGGACCCGGCGGACCTCATACACGCTGGCAGATTCCTCCGGTAAAGGGCGGGTCCATGGGCTCATTGCATTCGATGCGCGACAAGCATCAGATTGGCCTTATCGACTCCACACCTATCCTTCAGGTTTCTCGTGATGGACTCGCCGCTTCCGGTCCGGTCGTTGCGCAGATTACGGCTCGCTCCGTTGACCCTTTCGGCACCCTCATGGGTTTCAACATCTCTTTTGGCGCTGCGGGCGATCTCGCGCCGCCTTGCAACACCACCACCGATCCGCTGTGTGATGGCCGTGGATTCAACAACTACAACCTTGAGGTGATTGATCGCATGGGACCAGACTCCTTCTGCCCCGACTCCGGAGTCATGATCAGCAAGACAAAGGATAGCGACCGTGTCCAGCCTTTCCAGTGGACAATTGACGCCAACCCCCAGGACGCACGACAGATTGACTTTTACCTGCCCAACGGAACCGCGAGATACTGGACCATTGGCGATTACAGGCAATTGGCCGACGCGCTGTTCCATGCCGGCACAAACTCTGGCTCGCAGTACGAGTACATCGACGCGCCAAACGGCCTCCATTTCTACATCCTCGATACCATCCGCGATGACGCTGGCGTTCTGCACTACACCGTCGGTGTCGCATCGACCGCTACCAACGCCACCACTACCGCCAAACACGGCATCGAGCTTGGGTCCGGCAAGGTTGCAAACAGCTCCAGCACCGCCAGCGGCACGTACTGTACTTTCGAGCTCAAAAACACTGGTCAGGCCGCTATGCTAAGCACGAATCCCCATCCTCAGGATCTCTCTGCTTACCTTGGATCTGACATCTTCCGTCTGGAGGCAAAGGTTGAGGGCGAGGGCTGGAAGGTTGCGTTACCCAACGCATTGGCGTACGCTGGAGCGGGTAAACAGAAGAGTGTCAAGGTGGCTGTTGGTCATGGAAGTAGTGCGTCAAAGGAGGCTACTGTGACACTCACGGCCACGAGCGAGAGCGACAAGTCTGTGTCGCGTGTTAAGACGTGCAAAGTACGATTGTAG
- a CDS encoding Herpes-BLLF1 multi-domain protein has protein sequence MVSSSPSPQSLEPSSTLTESLDPTTSSSEITQTSSDVSSTPTPSAVITSSSVDVVSFTSETMQISSDLSSTPTSSVVIMSSTVDPVRSTPEITQTSSTPTPSAVITSSTVDPVSFSLAESSPASSEDITSTASIVVSTSISVSDNPSEVPTSSVDMVSFTSISIIESTSLEPSSMEIMPSSSQTSSSVEIVPSSTPEPSQTLSSSSDTATMTSSSVVETTPIATTSTVGVSSSTISDSSTLPASSDPATTSSSVVETSSTVSSSTIEVSSSTPFVASSTSSSAVPVPTPFTPSLITNGGFEDPSAAPPRGGAGSTVVLRESTPELPAYAGTRYLEFNMAQTSVTASRSISLVFPNIAGVQGTTYRVSVTVRSQTGMLSPQCYVHFAFGVNIIPVSYFTGGSAWEEVSTNFRWNFGTGQATPIMLFNCPGNAAYSFGVDNVQVLEIADPPATPEALPTPFRNAPPQNIPSVGATCGQAIQEPSFELFPAATPNVQSPWEFVGSRYALPYVYTSGVEAKRTGTRALRVTVNALSSGYTASMEFRQRNVVVCPNTLYEFKSWNVLFTANSRLTCQVGLKVNGGLVAMGDRFIYTASREFAPTSGYYLTGSSEMMVNLDLKLYCVGPTGLSTVSTVYFDDVTFTPVSSL, from the exons ATGGTGTCCTCATCGCCATCTCCTCAATCGCTTGAGCCGTCATCGACTTTGACTGAGTCCTTGGATCCGACGACTTCGAGCTCTGAGATTACTCAGACGTCATCTGATGTTTCAAGTACACCAACACCGTCGGCTGTCATCACATCCAGCAGTGTCGATGTTGTTAGCTTTACCTCTGAAACGATGCAGATTTCATCAGATCTTTCAAGCACGCCGACATCGTCTGTTGTCATCATGTCTAGCACTGTCGATCCTGTTAGATCCACGCCTGAAATTACTCAAACTTCAAGCACACCGACACCGTCGGCTGTCATCACATCTAGCACTGTCGACCCTGTTAGCTTTAGCTTGGCCGAAAGCTCACCTGCAAGCTCAGAAGACATTACAAGTACAGCCAGCATTGTTGTATCGACGTCCATCTCAGTCTCGGATAACCCCTCGGAGGTTCCTACTTCGTCAGTTGATATGGTGTCGTTCACGTCTATTTCCATCATTGAGAGCACGAGCCTAGAACCTAGCAGCATGGAAATAATGCCGAGCTCAAGCCAAACATCTAGCAGTGTGGAAATAGTGCCCAGCTCAACACCAGAGCCTTCACAAACTCTGTCATCAAGCTCGGATACGGCTACCATGACGTCTTCTTCGGTGGTTGAAACAACCCCGATCGCTACGACTTCGACCGTAGGAGTTTCCAGTTCCACAATCTCTGATTCATCAACTCTACCAGCAAGTTCGGATCCAGCTACCACGTCTTCTTCTGTGGTTGAAACTTCATCAACCGTGTCATCATCTACGATTGAAGTTTCCAGTTCCACACCATTTGTGGCGTCATCGACATCGTCTTCAGCAGTTCCAGTACCTACCCCTTTCACTCCTAGCCTGATTACCAACGGTGGCTTTGAAGATCCCAGTGCTGCACCTCCTCGCGGCGGTGCTGGCAGTACGGTCGTTCTCCGAGAATCCACTCCAGAACTACCAGCTTACGCAGGAACGCGTTATCTCGAATTCAACATGGCCCAGACATCAGTAACTGCGTCTCGTTCCATCAGCTTAGTGTTCCCCAACATTGCAGGCGTCCAGGGAACGACTTACCGCGTTTCAGTCACCGTCCGAAGCCAAACCGGTATGCTATCTCCTCAATGCTACGTGCATTTCGCTTTTGGAGTGAACATTATCCCGGTTTCATATTTCACTGGAGGCAGTGCATGGGAGGAGGTATCTACCAATTTCCGCTGGAACTTTGGAACTGGACAAGCTACGCCGATTATGCTTTTCAATTGCCCTGGAAACGCGGCCTACTCGTTTGGAGTAGACAATGTACAGGTTTTGGAAATTGCCGATCCACCCGCCACTCCTGAAGCTCTGCCTACACCTTTCCG CAATGCACCACCCCAGAACATCCCTTCCGTCGGCGCCACCTGTGGTCAAGCTATCCAAGAACCAAGCTTCGAACTTTTCCCCGCCGCAACACCCAATGTTCAGTCACCCTGGGAGTTTGTGGGTTCCCGATACGCCCTCCCGTACGTCTATACCAGCGGTGTCGAGGCCAAGCGCACCGGAACAAGGGCCTTACGCGTGACCGTCAACGCCCTTTCGAGCGGCTACACAGCATCCATGGAATTCCGGCAACGAAACGTCGTCGTCTGTCCCAACACGCTCTACGAGTTCAAGTCGTGGAATGTCCTCTTCACGGCCAATAGTCGGCTTACTTGCCAAGTGGGTTTGAAGGTTAATGGTGGGCTGGTTGCCATGGGTGATCGGTTTATCTATACTGCCAGTAGGGAGTTTGCGCCTACCTCTGGGTACTATTTGACTGGGTCATCTGAGATGATGGTTAACCTTGACCTTAAACTGTATTGTGTTGGTCCTACGGGTCTTTCGACGGTGAGTACGGTTTACTTTGATGATGTTACTTTTACTCCTGTGTCTTCTTTGTAG
- a CDS encoding Spo7 multi-domain protein, with protein sequence MAPQTLDQLVKGAPAPNTNVEKMAESIERAPPPYSASILADNAPPHDANDRLPTLKLPRPPVLNDPTALLPSSPPQIYLNLLILEASLRSQYLTLRARRRQNTFVLTLLAVWIGFCFYLLWLRPREDGKGIGGSQYWLLDMLQKVGFITGVVTALLFWATGQWERGVRWPRRWIGVANRGLRGMNAKIVVIRGPWWRELVEWAHFIVPFSGGLWGGEQGGSSYHFINVAQENKHAALLDGGRPRNRIVEDGKEYAEEDIAPGGDYIKLLLLPKPFTPDFRQSWEVYRNDYWATENERRAELRKRVRARQREIAREEGGWLWWTGWRGWKRARGISGRSSGDVEKSGHHHSNPHTRTYSNTPSRKRRPSLLQGARGRERSNSRSSSRSTTPTPDIDTDGRLRPSENRERRWSNASNNTATTSTRECAVGEATVDTTAAGFKTDDAE encoded by the exons ATGGCGCCTCAGACCCTGGACCAACTAGTCAAAGGCGCACCCGCGCCCAACACCAACGTAGAAAAGATGGCAGAAAGCATCGAGCGAGCACCACCACCATATTCCGCCTCAATCCTCGCAGACAACGCACCACCCCACGACGCAAACGACCGACTCCCAACGCTCAAACTACCCCGACCACCCGTCCTCAACGACCCAACCGCCCTCTTACCGTCGTCCCCCCCGCAAATCTACCTCAACCTACTCATCCTCGAAGCCAGTCTCCGAAGCCAATACCTCACCCTCCGCGCGCGCCGCCGCCAAAACACCTTTGTCCTCACTCTGCTGGCCGTATGGATAGGCTTCTGCTTCTACCTGCTGTGGCTGCGCCCACGCGAAGACGGCAAGGGCATCGGCGGTTCGCAATACTGGCTCCTGGACATGCTGCAAAAAGTCGGTTTCATAACGGGTGTCGTAACCGCGCTATTATTCTGGGCCACGGGACAATGGGAGCGCGGCGTGCGGTGGCCACGACGCTGGATCGGCGTTGCAAACCGCGGGTTACGAGGCATGAATGCAAAGATTGTTGTTATACGTGGGCCGTGGTGGCGTGAACTGGTCGAGTGGGCGCATTTCATCGTGCCGTTTTCCGGGGGCTTGTGGGGCGGGGAGCAAGGTGGTAGTTCGTACCATTTCATCAATGTGGCGCAGGAGAATAAACACGCGGCGTTGTTGGATGGTGGACGCCCAAGGAATCGTATTGTCGAAGACGGCAAGGAATACGCAGAGGAGGATATCGCGCCCGGGGGGGATTATATCAAGTTGTTACTACTCCCCAAACCCTTCACCCCCGACTTCCGCCAGTCATGGGAAGTCTACAGAAACGACTACTGGGCCACGGAAAACGAGCGCAGAGCCGAACTCCGCAAACGCGTGCGCGCTCGCCAACGGGAAATCGCCCGCGAAGAAGGTGGCTGGCTATGGTGGACAGGCTGGCGTGGTTGGAAACGCGCACGCGGTATCAGCGGACGCAGCAGTGGGGATGTGGAAAAAAGCGGTCACCACCATAGTAACCCACACACACGCACATATTCAAACACACCGTCGCGGAAACGCCGCCCCAGTCTCCTCCAAGGCGCCCGCGGAAGAGAACGGTCAAACTCCCGTAGTTCCTCACGCAGTACAACACCCACACCGGATATCGACACCGACGGCCGGCTGCGGCCGAGCGAAAACCGCGAGAGACGGTGGAGTAATGCGTCGAATAACACCGCTACTACATCTACTA GGGAATGCGCAGTCGGCGAGGCAACCGTTGATACCACCGCAGCGGGGTTCAAGACCGACGACGCCGAGTGA
- a CDS encoding MhpC, hydrolase or acyltransferase (alpha-beta hydrolase superfamily), whose product MAGQGSEEAGQGGGQQSMLASQRAKEQGEATGRFSKWFPLSAKSGFDQWWAGLSPMATEHRVLSFIPHLQSPPTHTQTGASAAPSSTDLNAPPKHSEDQTTTNATNDPYGPRRWNSQMVELSGKDRALNEFSVERLGEDVENNLVMLHGYGAGLGFFYRNFESLSRAEGWKVFALDLLGMGRSSRPPFKIHAKDKVAKIEEAESWFVDALEEWRIKRGLDKFTLLGHSLGGYLAIAYALKYPGHLNKLILASPVGIPEDPYAVDEEMPDPQESSMANEFTQDAAETNSRGVQPITADKNNFMNQQKKGDTTKDTKQPPKRRLPWWLYSLWEANMISPFTFVRWSGPLGPRLVSGWTSRRFSQLPEEEAQALHDYSYALFRQRGSSEYALGYLLAPGAFARSPMIRRIQGVGRQWIQAHDAPTVDGDAPPIASANSPQSAAAKRETGYPVVFMYGENDWMDVAGGFAAEEKMKLERERLLASASPEERNKDHGVAKVVIINKAGHHVYLDGWEQFNRVMLEEMDEVRRRQTHT is encoded by the exons ATGGCTGGCCAGGGCAGTGAGGAGGCAGGGCAAGGGGGAGGACAGCAGAGCATGCTCGCGAGTCAACGCGCAAAAGAGCAGGGTGAGGCCACGGGGCGCTTCTCCAAGTGGTTTCCTCTATCCGCCAAGTCGGGATTCGATCAATGGTGGGCTGGACTCTCGCCCATGGCAACGGAGCATCGCGTTCTCTCTTTTATACCCCATCTCCAGAGCCCACCTACGCATACGCAGACGGGCGCATCCGCCGCTCCTTCGTCCACCGATCTCAACGCGCCCCCGAAACATTCCGAAGACCAGACGACGACTAACGCCACAAATGACCCGTACGGCCCGCGGCGATGGAACTCACAGATGGTGGAGCTGAGTGGCAAAGACCGCGCTTTGAACGAGTTTTCGGTTGAGCGCCTGGGCGAGGATGTGGAGAACAACTTGGTTATGCTACACGGCTACGGCGCAGGACTTGGCTTCTTCTACCGCAACTTTGAGTCCCTTTCGCGTGCCGAGGGCTGGAAAGTGTTCGCGCTGGACCTTTTGGGCATGGGCCGGAGTAGTCGGCCGCCTTTCAAGATTCACGCCAAGGACAAGGTGGCCAAGATTGAGGAGGCAGAATCGTGGTTCGTGGATGCGCTCGAGGAGTGGAGGATAAAGAGAGGCTTGGATAAGTTTACGTTGCTTGGACACAGTCTCGGTGGATACCTGGCCATTGCATACGCCTTGAAATACCCCGGGCATTTGAACAAGTTGATACTGGCGTCTCCGGTGGGCATACCCGAGGATCCGTATGCGGTCGACGAGGAGATGCCTGACCCCCAGGAGTCAAGCATGGCGAATGAATTCACTCAGGATGCTGCAGAGACAAACAGTCGGGGTGTACAGCCCATCACAGCTGACAAGAACAACTTTATGAATCAGCAGAAGAAGG GCGATACTACAAAAGACACGAAGCAACCGCCAAAACGACGACTACCATGGTGGCTCTACTCCCTCTGGGAAGCCAATATGATTTCACCCTTTACCTTTGTCCGCTGGTCTGGGCCTCTTGGACCCCGCCTTGTATCCGGCTGGACGTCGCGCCGCTTCTCACAGTTACCCGAAGAAGAAGCACAAGCACTACACGACTACAGCTACGCCCTCTTCCGCCAGCGGGGTAGTTCCGAGTACGCGCTAGGTTATCTCCTTGCGCCCGGTGCTTTTGCTCGCAGTCCAATGATTCGGAGAATACAAGGTGTGGGCCGGCAATGGATACAGGCACATGACGCGCCAACGGTAGACGGTGACGCTCCACCCATAGCGTCTGCCAACTCACCGCAGTCGGCCGCCGCGAAACGCGAGACTGGCTACCCGGTTGTCTTCATGTATGGCGAAAATGACTGGATGGATGTTGCGGGGGGATTCGCGGCCGAGGAGAAGATGAAGCTGGAACGCGAACGCTTGCTAGCGAGTGCGTCGCCGGAGGAGCGGAACAAGGATCACGGTGTGGCCAAGGTGGTTATTATTAATAAGGCTGGACATCATGTTTATCTGGATGGGTGGGAACAGTTTAATCGGGTCATGTTGGAGGAAATGGACGAGGTTAGACGGAGACAAACACACACATAG
- a CDS encoding Aes, Esterase-lipase, producing the protein MRAENQVVPFRITTKDQKRLFAWLVAPLGVYAKNSDAFIREITGTDIEDSVAWSSLRNDGEARLVIYFHGNSATLAQERRTIEYRSFSAGASESMYVLAFDYRGFGLSEGEPSESGLLDDAEAVVDWALNVSRIPPERIVLLGHSLGTAVVSGVAHRYATTLGIEFAGLILCAAFTNAGNAFSSYSIGGVIPVLAPVKLFPAFQAWFARRMVDTWHSDNRLATLARTCSRFKLVLVHAQSDSTMPWHETEALFQSTLRAAKDTSPGNDSDGDGDLKDIEVVDLGEAGRQEIWRSNSCSISKTIAKHGGHNTSMTWAPVALTVLQVFRLAVDTARA; encoded by the exons ATGAGAGCAGAGAATCAAGTCGTACCATTTCGCATCACGACGAAAGATCAAAAGCGGCTGTTCGCATGGCTTGTTGCCCCTCTGGGGGTATATGCCAAGAACTCCGATGCGTTTATTCGGGAAATAACAGGTACCGATATAGAAGATTCGGTTGCGTGGAGCTCGTTGCGCAACGATGGAGAGGCAAGACTAGTCATATATTTCCACGGCAACTCTGCGACATTGGCCCAAGAACGCCGCACGATAGAATATCGCTCGTTTTCTGCAGGAGCCTCGGAGAGTATGTATGTTTTGGCCTTTGACTATCGCGGCTTCGGTCTCTCAGAGGGAGAGCCTTCGGAATCCGGTCTGCTTGACGACGCCGAGGCAGTTGTAGATTGGGCTCTGAACGTTTCCCGCATACCGCCTGAGCGGATTGTGCTCCTGGGACACTCGTTAGGGACAGCTGTCGTATCCGGTGTAGCACATCGCTATGCGACGACTCTGGGTATCGAGTTTGCAGGTCTTATTCTCTGCGCGGCATTTACAAACGCCGGCAACGCATTCTCATCCTACTCAATAGGCGGTGTGATTCCCGTGCTCGCTCCGGTCAAGCTATTTCCAGCTTTCCAGGCTTGGTTCGCGCGTAGAATGGTAGACACATGGCATAGCGACAACCGACTGGCTACACTGGCGC GTACTTGCTCAAGGTTCAAGCTAGTCCTTGTTCATGCCCAAAGCGACTCGACAATGCCGTGGCACGAGACGGAAGCGCTGTTCCAATCTACGCTGCGCGCCGCAAAAGACACAAGTCCGGGCAACGACAGCGACGGCGACGGCGACTTGAAAGACATTGAAGTAGTTGACCTGGGCGAGGCTGGTAGGCAGGAAATATGGCGCAGCAACTCGTGTAGTATATCCAAGACGATTGCGAAGCATGGCG GGCACAACACGTCAATGACATGGGCGCCTGTAGCGCTCACTGTCCTCCAGGTGTTCAGGCTCGCGGTTGATACGGCACGAGCGTAG
- a CDS encoding Retrotrans-gag domain containing protein, translating to MSSPGDTDMTTNDSNQLLQSLLQRLEDMSTRMERLEAPSHELPQTPGHNTDATTDPTPTSETSNTSVPITPKPRHSLPHPPTFGGNKSQWRGWKLEMEGKIEEDAQAIGSLKAQLRYVYMRLDGAAKTNVTTYYEIQVKEESPNPFKLLDRLELLYGERNRKEKAIQNLYSIRQKDDETFISFYPRFEKEMANADAESWPEHTKISYLRNALSGRIKDRLVGTSGAETSTYARFAQKCVDLSNDMELFGQWTKTTRRYGSRTAENALTYEPPAKSNNATLTAVSPEDMMEWEPTQPTTTQVNAVGLRGKTNMNGYPSRRPEDRELIGKRAKWVNQEEIDARRQERRCLRCGRNNCRIATCPLAAALRPTHVSVKTAKSTVVTKAAVEEEDPEDSEAEQ from the coding sequence ATGAGCTCCCCCGGGGATACTGACATGACGACGAACGATTCGAACCAGCTGTTACAGTCGCTACTACAGAGACTTGAAGACATGAGCACTAGGATGGAGAGGCTGGAAGCACCATCGCACGAGCTACCTCAAACGCCTGGTCACAATACAGACGCCACCACTGATCCAACGCCAACCTCCGAGACTTCGAACACATCTGTGCCTATAACCCCAAAGCCGCGGCACAGCTTACCCCACCCGCCTACGTTTGGTGGAAACAAATCacaatggcgaggatggaagctagagatggagggcaagatcgaagaagacgcgcaAGCTATTGGAAGCCTAAAAGCTCAGCTACGCTACGTCTACATGCGTCTTGATGGGGCAGCGAAAACCAACGTTACAACATACTACGAGATACAAGTTAAAGAAGAATCGCCAAACCCTTTCAAGCTGCTTGACCGCCTTGAACTCCTCTACGGCGAACGAAATCGGAAGGAGAAAGCCATTCAGAACCTCTACTCTATACGCCAGAAGGACGACGAGACGTTTATTTCCTTCTATCCACggtttgagaaagagatggcCAACGCTGACGCAGAAAGCTGGCCTGAGCATACGAAGATATCCTACTTACGCAACGCATTAAGTGGTAGGATAAAGGATAGGCTTGTTGGTACATCAGGAGCAGAAACAAGCACATACGCAAGGTTCGCTCAGAAGTGTGTAGATCTTAGCAACGACATGGAGTTGTTCGGCCAATGGACGAAAACAACCCGCCGTTACGGTAGCCGAACTGCTGAAAATGCACTAACCTATGAACCACCAGCAAAATCAAATAATGCCACGCTCACAGCAGTTTCCCCTGAAGACATGATGGAATGGGAACCTACGCAGCCTACAACTACCCAAGTGAACGCTGTCGGCCTCCGCGGCAAGACCAACATGAATGGATATCCATCTAGGCGTCCCGAAGACCGAGAACTTATTGGAAAACGAGCAAAATGGGTCAACCAAGAGGAAATCGATGCTCGACGCCAGGAACGACGCTGCCTCCGATGCGGCCGCAACAATTGCCGAATAGCTACATGCCCGTTAGCAGCCGCTCTACGACCAACTCACGTTAGCGTCAAGACAGCAAAGAGTACTGTGGTCACCAAGGCAGctgtagaggaggaagatcCAGAAGACTCCGAAGCAGAGCAATAG